From Enterococcus mundtii, the proteins below share one genomic window:
- a CDS encoding PolC-type DNA polymerase III → MSEKRELFEKLLEQIQLEETEKAHPLISAGEMEQVVVHRKSRLWEFTLRFPAILPVMLYRSLVQHVILAFKEIAEVKITVQAADQTFDEQLLQDYWSQALESQQCDTPLVQKVLKTQVPTIKDHKVILPVDGEGAIGYLKQQYLPLVEQLFVSYGFPKFRIEPEVDEQQAERVLKLFEERRQEQAEAFMKQAAESLIVHEQKKKERKEQLPALDGPIQLGRNIPNDEPITPMINILEEERRVTIEGYVFDKEVRELRSKRKILTLKITDYTSSFIVKKFSNNEKDEQIFEAISTGSWLKVRGSVQEDTFVRDLVMNAQDILEVKHAPRKDYSPEGEKRVELHLHSNMSTMDATNNIADLVAQAGKWGHKAIAITDHGGAQAFPEAHSAGKKAGVKILYGVEANVVDDGVPIAYNDAHDSLSESTYVVFDVETTGLSAVYDTIIELAAVKMYKGNVIESFDEFIDPGHPLSRTTIDLTGITDEMVRGSKSEEEVLRLFLEFSKDAILVAHNAAFDMGFLNTSYAKYNIPEAANPVIDTLELARYLYPQFKRFGLGVLSKKFGVSLEQHHRAIYDAEATGHLAWIFIKEAMENHEMYYHDQLNAHVGEGDSYKRARPFHVTLLAKNQAGLKDLFKLISMSNVDYFERVPRIPRSQLKKFRQDLLVGSACDKGEIFEAMMQKGVEEARNRAKFYDYIEVMPKAVYAPLLEQELVKNEHDLEEIIRNLVEIGKSLDKIVVATGNVHYLNEEDAIYRKILVNSMGGANPLNRHSLPEVHFRTTDEMLTAFTFLGTDLAKKIVVENTNKIADICEEVVPVKDELYTPKIPGSEDEITDLSYTKAKQMYGDPLPDIVEKRLKKELDSINGNGFSVIYLISQKLVHKSNEDGYLVGSRGSVGSSFVATMTGITEVNPLAPHYYCPDCQYSEFYEDGTYGSGFDMPEKKCPKCGARLNKDGHDIPFETFLGFHGDKVPDIDLNFSGDYQAEAHHYTKVLFGEEYVYRAGTIGTVADKTAYGFVKGFERDHNLHYRSAEVDRLAKGATGVKRTTGQHPGGIIVIPDYMDVYDFTPIQYPADDQNSEWKTTHFDFHSIHDNVLKLDILGHDDPTVIRMLQDLSGIDPQTIPTDDPEVMRIFSGPEVLGVTQEQIYSKTGTLGIPEFGTRFVRGMLEETHPTTFAELLQISGLSHGTDVWLGNAEELIKRGDATLAEVIGCRDDIMVYLIHAGLDSGMAFKIMETVRKGLWNKIPDELRETYLTAMKENNVPDWYIDSCSKIKYMFPKAHAAAYVLMALRVAYFKVYFPILYYCAYFSVRADDFNLVAMCKGKEAVKEAMKEITDKGLDASVKEKNQLTVLELANEMLERGLKFGMIDLYKSDAVNFVIEGDTLIAPFRAVPSLGANVAKQIVEARKDGPFLSKEDLATRGKVSKTLIEYMTENGVLKDLPDENQLSLFDML, encoded by the coding sequence TTGTCAGAAAAACGAGAGTTATTTGAGAAATTATTGGAGCAGATCCAATTAGAAGAAACAGAAAAAGCGCATCCGCTTATTTCTGCTGGTGAAATGGAACAGGTGGTGGTCCATCGTAAATCTCGTTTGTGGGAGTTTACGTTACGTTTTCCAGCTATTTTGCCTGTGATGCTTTATCGCTCTTTGGTGCAACATGTCATACTTGCATTCAAAGAAATTGCTGAGGTGAAAATCACAGTTCAAGCAGCGGATCAAACATTTGATGAACAACTCTTACAGGATTATTGGTCGCAAGCACTGGAGAGTCAGCAATGCGATACGCCTTTAGTACAAAAGGTATTAAAGACGCAAGTGCCAACGATCAAAGATCATAAGGTGATTTTGCCTGTTGATGGTGAGGGAGCGATCGGCTATCTTAAACAACAATATCTGCCATTAGTAGAACAGTTATTTGTTAGTTACGGCTTTCCTAAGTTTCGGATCGAACCAGAAGTTGATGAGCAACAAGCAGAAAGAGTCCTAAAGCTTTTTGAAGAAAGACGACAAGAACAGGCTGAGGCGTTTATGAAACAAGCGGCTGAAAGCTTGATTGTTCATGAACAAAAGAAAAAAGAGCGCAAAGAGCAATTACCAGCGCTTGACGGGCCGATCCAACTAGGTAGAAATATCCCGAATGATGAGCCTATCACACCGATGATCAATATCTTGGAAGAGGAACGCCGGGTAACGATCGAAGGTTACGTGTTCGACAAAGAAGTACGCGAGCTTCGTTCAAAACGTAAGATTTTGACATTGAAGATCACAGATTACACTTCTTCATTTATCGTCAAAAAGTTTTCAAATAATGAAAAAGATGAACAAATCTTTGAAGCAATCAGTACGGGTAGTTGGCTGAAAGTTCGTGGGAGTGTCCAAGAAGACACCTTTGTTCGTGACCTAGTGATGAATGCTCAAGACATCTTAGAAGTTAAACATGCACCACGTAAAGATTATTCTCCTGAAGGGGAAAAGCGTGTCGAATTACATCTTCATAGTAATATGAGTACCATGGATGCGACGAACAATATTGCAGATCTTGTGGCACAAGCAGGTAAGTGGGGACATAAAGCAATTGCAATCACTGACCATGGCGGTGCACAAGCATTTCCAGAGGCACATAGTGCAGGGAAAAAAGCTGGTGTGAAGATCTTGTATGGTGTCGAAGCGAATGTGGTCGATGATGGAGTGCCGATTGCGTATAATGACGCCCATGATTCATTGAGTGAATCCACTTATGTCGTGTTTGATGTGGAGACAACAGGTTTGTCTGCTGTTTATGATACGATCATCGAGTTAGCTGCTGTTAAGATGTATAAAGGAAATGTCATTGAAAGTTTTGATGAATTTATCGATCCTGGACATCCCTTATCACGAACAACCATTGATTTGACAGGAATCACGGATGAAATGGTTCGCGGTTCAAAATCTGAGGAAGAAGTTTTACGCTTATTCTTGGAATTCTCAAAAGATGCGATCCTAGTTGCCCATAATGCGGCATTCGATATGGGATTTTTGAATACAAGTTATGCCAAATACAACATCCCTGAAGCAGCTAATCCAGTTATAGATACCTTAGAACTAGCTCGTTATTTATATCCACAATTCAAACGGTTTGGTTTAGGTGTACTATCCAAAAAATTCGGTGTTAGCTTGGAACAGCATCACCGCGCGATTTATGATGCGGAAGCAACCGGACATCTGGCTTGGATATTTATCAAAGAAGCGATGGAAAACCACGAAATGTATTACCACGATCAGTTGAATGCCCATGTAGGTGAGGGTGATTCTTACAAACGGGCGCGACCTTTCCATGTCACATTACTGGCGAAAAACCAAGCTGGATTAAAAGACCTGTTCAAATTGATCTCGATGTCCAACGTCGATTATTTTGAACGTGTGCCACGAATCCCCCGATCACAACTGAAAAAATTCCGACAAGATCTGTTAGTTGGCTCTGCCTGTGACAAAGGTGAGATTTTTGAAGCTATGATGCAAAAAGGGGTAGAAGAAGCACGTAATCGGGCGAAATTTTATGACTATATCGAAGTCATGCCTAAAGCTGTCTATGCACCACTCCTGGAGCAAGAGCTTGTCAAAAATGAACATGATTTAGAAGAAATCATTCGTAACTTAGTAGAAATCGGCAAATCATTAGATAAAATCGTTGTAGCAACAGGAAATGTCCACTATCTGAATGAAGAAGATGCGATCTATCGTAAAATCTTGGTCAATTCGATGGGGGGAGCCAATCCATTGAATCGTCACAGTTTGCCTGAAGTGCATTTCAGAACAACGGATGAGATGCTCACTGCTTTCACCTTCTTAGGGACAGATTTAGCAAAAAAAATCGTAGTTGAAAATACCAATAAGATTGCAGATATCTGTGAAGAAGTCGTGCCAGTTAAAGATGAATTATATACGCCTAAAATCCCTGGTTCGGAAGATGAAATCACAGATCTAAGTTATACGAAGGCAAAACAAATGTATGGTGATCCATTACCGGATATCGTAGAAAAGCGTCTGAAAAAAGAACTGGATTCGATCAATGGTAATGGTTTCTCAGTGATTTATTTGATTTCACAAAAGTTAGTGCATAAAAGTAATGAAGATGGCTATTTAGTTGGTTCTCGTGGCTCGGTTGGTTCTAGTTTCGTCGCAACCATGACCGGGATCACAGAGGTTAATCCATTGGCACCTCATTACTATTGCCCAGATTGTCAGTATTCGGAATTTTATGAAGATGGAACTTATGGTTCAGGATTTGATATGCCTGAGAAAAAATGTCCAAAATGCGGCGCTCGTTTAAATAAAGATGGGCATGATATTCCGTTTGAAACATTCTTAGGTTTCCATGGCGATAAAGTACCCGATATCGATTTGAACTTCTCAGGGGATTATCAAGCAGAAGCCCATCATTATACGAAAGTATTGTTTGGCGAAGAATATGTCTATCGTGCGGGAACGATCGGTACTGTTGCGGATAAAACGGCGTATGGATTCGTTAAAGGGTTTGAACGTGACCACAACTTGCATTACCGCAGCGCCGAAGTGGATCGCTTAGCCAAAGGTGCTACTGGGGTCAAACGAACGACCGGACAGCATCCAGGGGGGATCATTGTTATCCCCGATTATATGGATGTATATGATTTCACGCCGATCCAATATCCGGCAGACGATCAGAATTCAGAATGGAAAACGACCCACTTTGATTTCCACTCGATCCATGACAATGTCTTGAAACTTGATATCCTGGGACACGATGATCCAACGGTGATCCGGATGTTGCAAGATTTATCTGGGATTGATCCACAAACAATCCCAACCGATGATCCAGAAGTCATGCGGATCTTTTCTGGACCCGAAGTCTTGGGAGTCACACAAGAACAGATTTATTCTAAAACAGGTACATTAGGGATACCGGAATTTGGGACACGTTTCGTTCGTGGGATGCTAGAGGAAACACACCCAACGACTTTTGCGGAATTATTGCAGATCTCTGGTCTTTCTCATGGTACGGATGTTTGGTTAGGGAACGCAGAGGAATTGATCAAACGTGGGGATGCAACGCTGGCTGAAGTAATCGGCTGTCGTGACGATATCATGGTTTATTTGATCCATGCTGGCTTAGATAGTGGGATGGCGTTCAAAATCATGGAGACGGTGCGTAAAGGATTATGGAATAAGATCCCTGACGAATTACGTGAAACGTATTTGACCGCAATGAAAGAAAATAACGTACCTGACTGGTACATCGATTCTTGTTCGAAAATCAAATACATGTTCCCGAAAGCCCATGCGGCTGCTTATGTCTTGATGGCGTTACGGGTTGCTTATTTCAAAGTTTATTTTCCGATATTGTATTACTGTGCCTATTTTTCCGTTCGTGCAGATGATTTTAATCTTGTCGCTATGTGCAAAGGAAAAGAAGCAGTGAAAGAGGCGATGAAGGAAATCACGGATAAAGGGTTAGATGCTTCTGTAAAAGAAAAGAATCAGTTGACAGTTTTAGAGTTAGCCAATGAGATGCTAGAACGTGGCTTGAAATTTGGAATGATCGATTTATACAAATCCGATGCAGTAAACTTTGTGATCGAAGGAGACACGCTGATTGCGCCATTTCGTGCGGTACCAAGTTTAGGGGCCAACGTAGCGAAACAAATCGTCGAAGCTAGAAAAGATGGTCCTTTCTTATCCAAAGAAGACTTGGCAACTCGTGGGAAAGTCTCGAAGACGTTGATCGAGTATATGACAG
- a CDS encoding proline--tRNA ligase has protein sequence MRQSKMLIPTLREVPNDAEVLSHQILLRAGYIRQVSAGIYSYLPLANRVLEKLKTIMREEFEKIGAVEMLMPAILPAELWQESGRYETYGPNLYRLNDRNDRQMILGPTHEETFTELIRDEVNSYKKLPLNLYQIQAKYRDEKRPRFGLLRGREFIMKDAYSFHASQESLDETYKDYEKAYTEIFKRCGLEFRAIIGDGGAMGGKDSKEFMAISEIGEDTICYSTESDYAANLEMATSYYVPKKSHETQLEMEKKETPDVKTIEEVAAFFDVQPQKIIKSVLFTADEQPVLVLVRGDHEVNDVKLKNFLGADFLEEATEEEAKNYLGADFGSVGPIGVAEEVKVYADRHVQDLANAIAGANETGYHYINVNPERDFNVLAYEDLRFVQEGDPSPDNNGVLAFTRGIEIGHIFKLGTRYSESMGATVLDENGREKHVIMGCYGIGVSRLLSAIVEQNADENGIHWPKGIAPFDLHVVQMNLKDEFQTNLTNEVEKAMNEAGYQVLVDDRNERAGVKFADSDLIGCPIRITVGKKAVDGIVEVKIKKTGEMVEVRKEELVNTLPILLNQGE, from the coding sequence ATGAGACAATCAAAAATGTTGATTCCAACATTAAGAGAAGTTCCAAATGATGCGGAAGTATTAAGTCATCAAATCTTACTACGTGCCGGTTACATTCGTCAGGTTTCGGCTGGAATCTATTCTTATTTACCACTTGCAAATCGTGTATTAGAAAAATTAAAAACGATCATGCGCGAAGAATTTGAAAAAATCGGCGCAGTAGAAATGTTGATGCCAGCGATTTTACCTGCTGAGTTATGGCAAGAATCTGGTCGTTATGAAACATACGGTCCCAACTTATATCGCTTGAATGATCGCAACGATCGTCAGATGATCTTAGGACCAACACATGAAGAAACATTTACAGAATTGATCCGTGATGAAGTCAATTCATACAAAAAATTACCTTTGAATCTTTATCAGATCCAAGCAAAATACCGTGATGAAAAACGTCCTCGTTTTGGATTATTACGTGGACGCGAATTTATCATGAAAGATGCTTATTCTTTCCATGCTTCTCAAGAGAGTTTGGATGAAACATACAAAGATTACGAAAAAGCTTATACAGAGATCTTTAAGCGTTGTGGTCTAGAGTTCCGTGCAATCATCGGTGACGGTGGCGCGATGGGCGGAAAAGACTCAAAAGAATTTATGGCGATCTCAGAAATTGGTGAAGACACGATTTGTTATTCAACAGAAAGTGACTATGCAGCAAATTTAGAGATGGCGACGAGCTACTATGTGCCAAAAAAATCCCATGAAACACAATTGGAAATGGAAAAGAAAGAAACACCAGATGTGAAAACCATCGAAGAGGTTGCAGCTTTCTTTGACGTTCAACCACAAAAAATCATCAAATCTGTACTTTTCACAGCAGATGAGCAACCTGTTTTAGTTTTAGTTCGCGGCGATCATGAAGTCAATGATGTGAAATTGAAAAACTTCTTAGGTGCAGATTTCTTAGAAGAAGCAACAGAAGAAGAAGCGAAAAACTATTTAGGCGCTGATTTTGGATCAGTTGGACCAATCGGTGTAGCTGAAGAGGTCAAAGTCTATGCGGATCGTCATGTTCAAGATCTGGCAAACGCGATTGCGGGAGCGAATGAAACTGGCTACCATTATATCAATGTCAATCCAGAACGTGATTTCAATGTTCTAGCATATGAAGACTTACGCTTTGTCCAAGAAGGCGATCCTTCGCCAGATAATAATGGCGTATTAGCCTTCACTCGAGGAATCGAGATCGGTCATATCTTCAAACTAGGGACACGTTACAGTGAATCAATGGGTGCTACTGTTCTTGATGAAAATGGTCGTGAAAAACACGTGATCATGGGTTGTTATGGTATCGGTGTGAGCCGTCTACTTTCAGCAATCGTTGAACAAAATGCAGACGAAAACGGTATTCACTGGCCAAAAGGCATTGCACCATTTGATTTGCATGTCGTACAAATGAACTTAAAAGATGAGTTCCAAACGAACTTGACGAATGAAGTGGAAAAAGCAATGAACGAAGCCGGTTATCAAGTACTTGTTGATGATCGCAATGAGCGTGCCGGTGTTAAGTTTGCTGATTCTGATTTGATCGGATGTCCAATCCGTATCACCGTCGGTAAAAAAGCAGTAGATGGCATCGTCGAAGTGAAAATCAAAAAAACAGGTGAAATGGTCGAAGTTCGGAAAGAAGAACTTGTGAATACATTACCGATTTTATTGAATCAAGGCGAATAA
- the rseP gene encoding RIP metalloprotease RseP, with translation MRTIITFIIVFGILVIVHEFGHFFFAKRSGILVREFAIGMGPKIYGHQAKDGTTYTLRLLPIGGYVRMAGNGDDETEMAPGMPLSLLMDSDHVVKKINLSKKIQLTNAIPMELIRYDLDEALTITGYVNGDETQEVTYAVDHDASIIEADGTELRIAPRDVQFQSAKLWQRMLTNFAGPMNNFILAILLFIVLAFMQGGVTVTNTNQIGVVTPDGAAAAAGLKENDEILSVEGKSIQTWNDLTAIITENPDKPLDFEVERNGQVSSVEVTPKAIESNGEKIGQLGIQAPMKTGFFDKIIGGTQRAFSSSLEIFKALGSLFTGFSLDKLGGPVMMFQLSSEAANQGIMTVIGLMAILSMNLGIVNLLPIPALDGGKLVLNIFEGVRGKPLSQEKEGVLTLVGFGFLMLLMVLVTWNDIQRFFF, from the coding sequence ATGAGAACAATTATCACGTTCATTATCGTTTTTGGCATCTTAGTGATCGTACATGAATTTGGCCACTTCTTCTTTGCGAAACGATCAGGAATCCTAGTTCGCGAGTTTGCGATTGGCATGGGACCTAAAATCTACGGTCATCAAGCAAAAGACGGCACGACTTATACATTGCGTTTGTTACCGATCGGTGGCTATGTGAGAATGGCTGGGAATGGGGACGACGAAACGGAAATGGCCCCAGGAATGCCGTTATCGCTCTTGATGGATTCAGATCATGTCGTAAAGAAAATCAATTTAAGCAAAAAGATCCAATTGACCAATGCGATCCCCATGGAATTGATCCGTTATGATCTTGATGAAGCACTCACGATCACAGGTTATGTGAATGGTGATGAAACGCAAGAAGTAACGTATGCAGTGGATCACGATGCTTCGATCATCGAGGCGGATGGGACTGAATTGAGGATCGCACCGAGAGATGTGCAGTTCCAATCAGCCAAATTATGGCAACGAATGTTAACGAACTTTGCGGGTCCAATGAATAATTTTATTCTAGCGATTCTATTGTTCATCGTATTAGCGTTCATGCAAGGCGGGGTGACAGTCACAAATACCAACCAAATCGGTGTTGTTACGCCAGACGGAGCTGCGGCTGCAGCCGGACTGAAAGAAAATGATGAAATTCTTTCAGTTGAGGGGAAATCGATCCAAACATGGAATGATCTGACAGCGATCATTACTGAAAATCCAGATAAACCACTTGATTTTGAAGTTGAACGAAATGGACAGGTTTCTTCTGTTGAAGTGACACCGAAAGCAATTGAGTCGAATGGTGAAAAAATTGGTCAACTTGGAATACAAGCGCCAATGAAAACTGGCTTCTTCGATAAGATCATCGGTGGAACACAACGTGCATTTAGTAGCTCTTTGGAAATATTCAAAGCATTAGGTTCATTATTTACCGGCTTTAGCTTGGACAAATTAGGTGGACCGGTGATGATGTTCCAATTATCTTCTGAGGCAGCGAATCAAGGGATCATGACAGTCATTGGTTTGATGGCGATCTTATCCATGAATTTAGGGATCGTCAATTTATTACCGATTCCAGCATTAGATGGTGGAAAACTAGTCTTGAATATTTTCGAAGGTGTCCGTGGTAAACCACTTAGTCAGGAAAAAGAAGGCGTTTTGACGCTTGTTGGTTTTGGCTTCCTGATGCTATTGATGGTATTAGTGACATGGAATGACATTCAACGATTCTTTTTCTAG
- a CDS encoding phosphatidate cytidylyltransferase has translation MKQRVITAVVALALFIPIIWIGGIGLELVAALLAVVGVYELFRMKGLTLLSFEGVLSAIGAVFLVLPKERWFFFLPEQTNEFMLFYLTVMILLGAAVFSKNMYTIDEAGFPVVTSLYVGFGFQNFVSARTEGINVLLFGLFIVWATDIGAYLVGRRFGKRKLWPDISPNKTIEGALGGIGSALVVALLYFLLYPPQELFGHGLFVMLLLTIILSIVGQFGDLVESAIKRHYEVKDSGNILPGHGGILDRFDSLLFVFPVMYLFGLI, from the coding sequence ATGAAGCAACGTGTGATCACTGCGGTCGTAGCATTGGCATTATTTATTCCGATCATTTGGATCGGAGGAATTGGTCTTGAGCTAGTAGCGGCTTTATTAGCAGTAGTTGGTGTCTATGAACTTTTTCGTATGAAAGGATTGACACTATTAAGTTTTGAAGGAGTTCTTTCTGCCATTGGTGCAGTTTTTCTTGTCCTGCCGAAAGAGCGCTGGTTTTTCTTTTTACCTGAACAAACAAATGAATTTATGTTGTTTTATTTGACTGTGATGATCCTTTTGGGTGCCGCTGTCTTCTCAAAAAATATGTATACGATCGATGAAGCTGGTTTTCCAGTTGTTACTAGTTTATATGTCGGTTTTGGTTTTCAAAACTTTGTTAGTGCGCGTACAGAAGGAATCAACGTATTGCTTTTTGGCTTGTTCATCGTTTGGGCAACCGATATTGGCGCATATCTAGTTGGTAGACGTTTTGGTAAGCGTAAGCTATGGCCAGATATCTCACCCAACAAAACGATTGAAGGTGCATTAGGGGGAATAGGTAGTGCGTTAGTTGTTGCCTTACTGTATTTCTTACTTTATCCACCACAAGAATTGTTTGGACATGGTTTATTCGTCATGTTACTCCTAACGATCATTCTATCGATCGTAGGACAATTTGGGGATCTAGTCGAGTCGGCAATTAAACGCCACTATGAGGTCAAAGATTCAGGGAACATTTTACCTGGACATGGTGGGATCTTAGATCGATTCGATAGTCTATTGTTCGTCTTTCCTGTCATGTACTTATTTGGATTGATTTAA
- a CDS encoding isoprenyl transferase, with translation MLRFFPQKNKYIQEKSEYHFDAQRDIPKHIAIIMDGNGRWAQNRRLPRVAGHKEGMETVKKVTKKASRLGVKVLTLYAFSTENWKRPKEEVNFLMQLPVDFFDTFVPELIAENVKVQVMGYEELLPEHTQDAVRRAIEQTKENTGMILNFALNYGSRAEIISAVKAISEQVKENDLSTEDIDEDMIADHLMTGFLPPELRDPGLVIRTSGEERISNFLLWQIAYSELYFSKALWPDFDGAHLEEAIASYQHRDRRFGGVKSVDKGEQS, from the coding sequence ATGTTACGTTTTTTTCCGCAAAAAAACAAATATATTCAAGAAAAAAGTGAGTACCATTTTGATGCGCAGAGAGATATCCCGAAACATATTGCCATCATCATGGATGGGAATGGTCGTTGGGCACAAAACCGTCGTCTACCACGAGTGGCTGGCCACAAAGAAGGCATGGAAACCGTTAAGAAAGTCACAAAAAAAGCTTCTCGACTTGGGGTAAAGGTGTTAACGCTCTATGCGTTTTCAACCGAAAATTGGAAACGTCCAAAAGAGGAAGTCAATTTTTTGATGCAATTACCTGTAGACTTTTTTGATACGTTCGTCCCTGAGTTGATTGCTGAAAATGTCAAGGTACAAGTGATGGGCTATGAAGAACTCTTACCGGAACATACGCAAGATGCAGTACGCCGTGCTATTGAACAAACCAAAGAAAATACGGGAATGATCTTAAACTTCGCACTGAATTATGGTAGTCGGGCAGAAATCATCTCTGCAGTCAAAGCAATCAGTGAACAAGTAAAAGAAAACGATCTTTCTACGGAAGACATCGACGAGGACATGATCGCGGATCATTTGATGACCGGTTTCTTACCTCCCGAACTTCGCGATCCAGGATTAGTCATCCGGACAAGTGGCGAAGAACGGATCAGTAATTTCTTATTGTGGCAGATTGCTTATAGTGAATTATATTTTTCAAAAGCCTTATGGCCAGATTTTGACGGCGCCCATTTAGAGGAAGCAATCGCTTCTTATCAACATCGAGACCGTCGTTTTGGTGGCGTAAAAAGTGTAGATAAAGGAGAACAATCATGA
- the frr gene encoding ribosome recycling factor: MADAIMTEAKDKMQKAAQNLQRELGQIRAGRANASLLDRITVNYYGAPTPLNQLASIQIPEARVLMITPFDKSVLQDIEKSIMASDIGISPTNDGNVIRLVIPQLTEERRKELAKDVKKEAENAKIAVRNIRRDAIDEYKKQQKNGDITEDDLRDLEKEVQTLTDNSIKEVDNIAADKEKELLEV, encoded by the coding sequence ATGGCAGATGCAATTATGACAGAAGCAAAAGACAAGATGCAAAAAGCAGCACAAAATCTACAACGTGAACTTGGACAGATCCGTGCCGGCCGTGCGAATGCGAGCTTATTAGATCGTATCACTGTTAATTATTATGGCGCACCAACACCATTGAACCAATTAGCATCGATTCAGATCCCAGAAGCAAGAGTATTGATGATCACACCATTCGATAAAAGTGTGCTTCAAGACATCGAAAAATCGATCATGGCAAGCGACATCGGTATCAGCCCAACAAATGACGGAAATGTGATCCGTTTAGTCATTCCTCAGTTAACAGAAGAACGTCGGAAAGAATTAGCGAAAGACGTGAAAAAAGAAGCTGAAAATGCGAAAATCGCTGTCCGTAACATTCGTCGTGATGCAATCGATGAATACAAAAAACAACAAAAAAATGGCGATATCACAGAAGATGATTTGCGCGACTTAGAAAAAGAAGTGCAAACTTTGACAGATAACAGTATCAAAGAAGTGGATAATATTGCTGCAGACAAAGAAAAAGAATTGCTTGAAGTATAA
- the pyrH gene encoding UMP kinase: MVTPKYQRVVLKLSGEALAGDEGFGIKPPVIKEIIQEIKEVHELGVEMAIVVGGGNIWRGQIGAQMGMERAQADYMGMLATVMNALALQDTLENVGVPTRVQTSIEMRQIAEPYIRRKAERHLEKGRIVIFAGGTGNPYFSTDTTAALRAAEIGADVILMAKNNVDGVYSADPKIDSTAVKFDELTHMEVIAKGLQVMDSTASSLSMDNDIPLLVFNLNEHGNIRRAILGENIGTTVRGK, translated from the coding sequence ATGGTCACACCAAAATATCAGCGTGTCGTCTTAAAATTAAGTGGAGAAGCTTTAGCTGGAGATGAAGGGTTTGGAATCAAACCGCCAGTTATCAAAGAAATCATCCAAGAGATCAAAGAAGTCCACGAGTTAGGCGTAGAGATGGCAATTGTTGTCGGCGGTGGAAATATCTGGCGCGGTCAAATTGGCGCACAAATGGGGATGGAACGTGCACAAGCGGATTACATGGGCATGTTAGCAACTGTGATGAATGCTTTAGCATTACAAGATACATTAGAAAATGTTGGTGTTCCTACACGCGTCCAAACCTCAATTGAAATGCGACAAATCGCAGAACCATACATCCGTCGTAAAGCAGAGCGTCATTTAGAGAAAGGGCGCATCGTTATTTTTGCCGGTGGTACTGGAAACCCTTATTTTTCTACAGATACAACTGCGGCATTACGTGCAGCTGAAATTGGCGCTGATGTTATTTTAATGGCTAAGAACAATGTTGACGGTGTTTATTCTGCCGATCCAAAAATCGATTCAACAGCAGTGAAATTCGATGAATTGACACACATGGAAGTCATTGCAAAAGGATTACAAGTAATGGATTCAACTGCTAGTTCATTGAGTATGGACAATGATATCCCGTTACTTGTGTTCAATCTTAATGAACATGGAAACATTCGCCGAGCAATCTTAGGTGAAAATATCGGAACAACCGTAAGGGGGAAATAA